One window from the genome of Carnobacteriaceae bacterium zg-84 encodes:
- a CDS encoding aminopeptidase P family protein, producing MSRIEKVQQKLVERGLDALLVTNLYNLRYVAGFTGTTGLAVITKDNAFFVTDARYTEQAAKQCKGYTIVQNLGPIFLEVKKIVTNEHIKTLGFEDGSMSVKEYDGLKELLSAQLVSASGLVEGLRILKDAEEFDIIRQACHIADQAFDYILGEIKPGVTEIEIANKMDFYMRSLGASGVSFETIIASGERSAMPHGVASTKVIEKGDFITMDYGCYYNGYVSDMTRTISLGEPRHAQLKEIHQVVLGAQTLVNESVKAGLSCADMDKIARDYITQNGYGEYFVHSTGHGIGLEIHEAPAVSRISESVLEVGHAVTNEPGIYIPGIGGVRIEDDIFITENGAEIVTKANRELIIL from the coding sequence ATGTCAAGAATAGAAAAAGTACAACAAAAATTAGTAGAAAGAGGACTAGATGCCTTATTGGTAACAAACCTTTATAATCTACGCTATGTAGCAGGATTTACTGGGACAACAGGATTGGCTGTTATTACAAAAGATAATGCTTTTTTTGTAACAGATGCTCGTTATACAGAGCAAGCAGCGAAACAATGTAAAGGATATACTATTGTACAAAATTTAGGACCTATTTTCTTAGAAGTGAAAAAAATCGTGACAAATGAACATATTAAAACATTGGGCTTTGAAGACGGCAGTATGTCGGTTAAAGAATATGACGGATTGAAAGAGTTATTATCGGCTCAATTAGTATCTGCATCAGGATTAGTAGAAGGTTTAAGAATTTTAAAAGATGCCGAAGAATTTGATATTATTAGACAAGCGTGTCATATTGCAGACCAAGCATTTGATTATATTTTAGGTGAAATTAAACCAGGTGTAACAGAAATTGAAATTGCCAATAAAATGGATTTTTATATGCGTAGTTTAGGTGCATCGGGTGTATCTTTTGAAACGATTATTGCCAGTGGTGAACGTTCTGCAATGCCTCATGGTGTTGCAAGTACTAAAGTGATTGAAAAAGGTGACTTTATCACAATGGATTATGGTTGCTATTACAATGGGTACGTGTCTGATATGACAAGAACAATCTCTTTAGGAGAACCAAGACATGCACAATTAAAAGAAATTCATCAAGTGGTGTTGGGAGCACAAACATTAGTGAATGAATCTGTTAAAGCAGGATTGTCATGTGCTGATATGGATAAAATCGCTAGAGATTATATCACGCAAAATGGATATGGAGAGTATTTTGTACATTCAACTGGGCATGGTATTGGATTGGAAATTCATGAAGCACCGGCTGTATCAAGAATATCTGAATCTGTTTTAGAAGTAGGACATGCAGTCACAAATGAACCGGGTATTTATATCCCAGGCATTGGTGGTGTCCGTATCGAAGATGATATTTTCATCACAGAAAATGGTGCAGAAATTGTGACAAAAGCAAATAGAGAATTGATTATTTTATAA
- a CDS encoding Asp23/Gls24 family envelope stress response protein, protein MNKYEHNVLGNIEIAPEAIELIIGIAVSKMKRVHSIQGKLVSNMVSVFSKPLVSKGVYLTTNSEGEFVVDIYVNTFYGVSIPKLARHIQERVKEQVLFMCDIDIQEVNVHIVNLVLEDAGESVE, encoded by the coding sequence GTGAACAAGTATGAACATAATGTTTTAGGAAATATTGAGATTGCTCCTGAAGCCATTGAGTTAATTATTGGTATTGCTGTTTCAAAAATGAAAAGAGTACATAGCATACAAGGAAAATTAGTATCAAATATGGTATCCGTTTTTTCAAAACCTCTTGTGAGTAAAGGTGTGTATTTAACAACTAATTCAGAGGGAGAATTTGTTGTTGATATTTATGTAAATACATTCTACGGTGTGTCCATTCCTAAGCTGGCTAGACATATTCAAGAGCGTGTGAAAGAACAAGTTTTATTTATGTGTGATATTGATATTCAAGAAGTGAATGTACATATTGTAAATTTAGTTTTAGAAGACGCAGGTGAGAGCGTTGAGTAA
- the nusB gene encoding transcription antitermination factor NusB — MNRRQVREKAIQTLFQLTLNKELSPEEAMENALMIDAIEDIATSVEDVPYLSELVLGILGKEEMIDNLIQEHLKNWQVSRLTKIDLAILRLAVYEMFDVMDENVPKKVAINEAIELAKLYSDDKAPKFINGVLSSMIEE; from the coding sequence TTGAACAGACGCCAAGTGCGTGAAAAAGCTATTCAAACTCTTTTTCAATTAACGTTGAATAAAGAATTATCTCCAGAAGAAGCTATGGAAAATGCGTTGATGATTGATGCCATTGAAGACATTGCAACAAGCGTTGAAGATGTACCGTATTTATCAGAATTAGTTTTGGGGATTTTGGGAAAAGAAGAGATGATTGATAATCTCATTCAAGAACATTTAAAAAATTGGCAAGTATCAAGACTAACAAAAATAGATTTGGCAATTTTAAGACTTGCTGTTTATGAAATGTTTGATGTCATGGATGAAAATGTGCCAAAAAAAGTGGCAATTAACGAAGCCATTGAATTGGCAAAACTTTATAGTGATGATAAAGCACCTAAATTTATCAATGGTGTCTTATCAAGTATGATTGAAGAATAG
- the guaB gene encoding IMP dehydrogenase, with translation MSLWESKFVKEGYTFDDVLLVPAESHVLPNDTDLSVELATNLKLNIPLISASMDTVTDSSMAIAMARQGGLGVIHKNMSIEEQAEEVRKVKRSESGVILDPFFLTPNHLVRDAEKLMAKYRISGVPIVDTLENRKLVGILTNRDLRFVSDYTVKIDEVMTRDNLVTAPIGTSLKDAEKILQRYKIEKLPIVDKDGKLSGLITIKDIEKVIEFPNAAKDKHGRLLVAAAVGVTSDTFERAKALLDAEADAIIIDTAHGHSAGVIRKIKEIRETFPEATLIAGNVATAEGTRALFDVGVDVVKVGIGPGSICTTRVVAGVGVPQLTAIYDSASVAREYNKAIIADGGIKYSGDIVKALAAGGHAVMLGSMLAGTDEAPGEFEIYQGRRFKTYRGMGSLAAMEKGSSDRYFQGSVNEANKLVPEGIEGRVAYKGSAADIIFQMLGGLRSGMGYVGAPNLKALRENAQFIRMSGAGLRESHPHDVQITKEAPNYSVQ, from the coding sequence ATGTCATTATGGGAATCAAAATTCGTAAAAGAAGGGTATACATTTGATGATGTGTTATTGGTGCCGGCGGAAAGTCATGTGTTACCAAATGATACAGATTTAAGCGTTGAGCTAGCTACAAATTTAAAATTAAATATTCCGTTAATAAGTGCCAGTATGGATACCGTAACTGATTCTAGTATGGCAATTGCAATGGCTCGTCAAGGGGGATTGGGTGTCATTCATAAAAATATGTCCATTGAAGAACAAGCTGAAGAAGTAAGAAAAGTAAAACGTTCAGAAAGTGGCGTGATTTTAGATCCGTTTTTCTTAACGCCTAATCATTTAGTACGTGATGCAGAAAAACTAATGGCAAAATATCGCATTAGTGGTGTGCCTATTGTGGATACACTTGAAAACAGAAAGTTAGTAGGAATTTTAACAAATCGAGATTTACGTTTTGTGTCTGATTATACGGTGAAAATTGATGAAGTCATGACACGCGACAATCTTGTAACAGCACCTATTGGCACATCATTAAAAGATGCAGAAAAAATCTTACAACGTTACAAAATCGAAAAATTACCAATCGTGGATAAAGACGGTAAATTATCTGGTTTAATTACGATTAAAGATATTGAAAAAGTAATCGAGTTTCCAAATGCAGCGAAAGATAAGCATGGACGTTTATTAGTGGCTGCCGCTGTGGGTGTAACAAGTGATACTTTTGAAAGAGCAAAAGCACTATTAGATGCTGAAGCAGATGCAATCATTATTGATACTGCTCATGGGCATAGTGCAGGTGTTATTCGTAAAATTAAAGAAATTAGAGAAACATTCCCAGAAGCGACATTGATTGCAGGAAATGTTGCGACGGCTGAGGGAACACGTGCGTTATTTGACGTCGGTGTTGATGTTGTGAAAGTGGGAATTGGTCCGGGTTCTATTTGTACAACACGTGTTGTTGCCGGTGTGGGTGTTCCACAATTAACAGCAATTTATGACTCAGCAAGTGTGGCACGTGAGTACAATAAAGCTATTATTGCAGATGGCGGTATTAAATATTCAGGAGATATTGTAAAAGCATTGGCAGCTGGTGGACATGCTGTTATGCTAGGAAGTATGCTAGCTGGAACAGATGAAGCACCGGGTGAGTTTGAAATTTATCAAGGACGTCGCTTTAAAACATATCGTGGTATGGGTTCTCTTGCGGCTATGGAAAAAGGATCAAGTGACAGATATTTCCAAGGTTCAGTGAATGAAGCAAATAAACTTGTACCAGAAGGTATTGAGGGACGTGTCGCTTATAAAGGGAGTGCCGCAGATATTATTTTCCAAATGTTAGGTGGCTTACGTTCAGGTATGGGTTATGTTGGAGCACCAAATCTTAAAGCACTACGTGAAAATGCACAATTTATTAGAATGAGTGGAGCAGGATTACGTGAATCTCACCCACATGATGTGCAAATTACAAAAGAAGCACCAAACTATTCTGTTCAGTAG
- the miaA gene encoding tRNA (adenosine(37)-N6)-dimethylallyltransferase MiaA, producing the protein MKKEKVLVIVGPTAVGKTALSIDIAKRYGGEVISGDSMQIYRHLNIGTAKVTLEEMDGVPHHLIDILEPDESYSASEFQAMAKEKIRSISQNNALPIVVGGTGLYIEGLLYNMQFGGNKSIDTSIAEKLEKELKQKGANVLYERLVRVDAKAAEKIPIQNERRLLRALTVIESTGMLFSQQEDKTLVYDSLVIGLTTERDRLYERIDLRVDNMINQGLLEEAKWLYEHYEGDFQSKKAIGYKELFPYLSGEDTLEHAVDVLKQQSRRYAKRQLTWFRNRMDVLWFDLWQVDKEDIYKEIDEWLKR; encoded by the coding sequence ATGAAAAAAGAAAAAGTCTTAGTGATTGTTGGTCCAACGGCAGTGGGGAAAACCGCATTGAGTATTGACATCGCCAAAAGGTATGGTGGGGAGGTCATTAGTGGAGATTCAATGCAAATTTATCGACATTTAAATATTGGCACCGCTAAGGTAACACTAGAAGAAATGGATGGTGTACCACATCATTTGATTGATATTTTAGAACCTGACGAAAGTTATAGCGCAAGTGAATTTCAGGCAATGGCAAAAGAAAAAATCCGTAGTATTTCCCAAAATAATGCATTACCCATTGTCGTTGGGGGGACGGGGTTATATATTGAGGGATTACTATATAATATGCAATTTGGTGGTAATAAAAGCATTGATACGAGTATTGCAGAAAAACTAGAAAAAGAATTGAAGCAAAAAGGTGCTAATGTTTTATATGAGAGATTAGTACGTGTAGACGCTAAGGCGGCCGAAAAAATCCCCATTCAAAATGAAAGACGTTTGTTGAGAGCATTGACAGTCATTGAAAGTACGGGAATGTTATTTTCGCAACAAGAAGATAAGACATTGGTCTATGATAGTTTGGTCATTGGATTGACGACAGAGCGAGATAGACTGTATGAACGTATTGATTTACGTGTGGATAATATGATAAACCAAGGATTACTTGAGGAAGCAAAATGGCTATATGAGCATTACGAGGGAGATTTTCAAAGTAAGAAAGCGATAGGGTATAAAGAATTATTTCCTTATTTATCTGGGGAAGATACTTTGGAGCATGCGGTTGATGTGCTGAAACAGCAATCCAGACGCTATGCAAAACGCCAGTTGACATGGTTTAGAAATAGAATGGACGTTTTATGGTTTGATTTGTGGCAAGTCGATAAAGAAGATATTTATAAGGAGATTGATGAATGGCTGAAAAGGTAA
- the hflX gene encoding GTPase HflX → MAEKVILVAIQRQEKDEAFMYSLQELERLTETAGGEVVATLIQKRETFDSKTAIGKGKMEELVALVEELEPETIIFQNELSPSHVRNIQAQVSCKVIDRVQLILDIFAMRAKSKEGKLQVELAQLNYLLPRLIGQGTNMSRLGAGIGTRGPGETKLESDRRHIREKIQECKRQLKEVANHRQRAREQRKNSHTFQMGLIGYTNAGKSTLLNRLTDAGTYEKDQLFATLDPLTRQVKLCDTFKMTLTDTVGFIQDIPTQLIHAFESTLEESRDVDLLIHVVDASAENYQGHQETVLQLLKDLDMEHIPLVTVYNKKDMATDMFTPTLLPSIVISALDDCDIKQLHQFLWEHVSKELVFYRKQFQLGQEAIVTKITAETFVTKSEFNEDTLLYQVEGYAKPTSPFVAQKQDEEFDF, encoded by the coding sequence ATGGCTGAAAAGGTAATATTAGTGGCGATACAACGTCAAGAAAAAGACGAAGCGTTTATGTATAGTCTACAAGAATTAGAGCGTTTGACAGAAACAGCAGGTGGAGAAGTCGTTGCCACATTGATACAAAAAAGAGAAACTTTTGATAGTAAAACGGCGATTGGAAAAGGAAAAATGGAAGAATTGGTGGCGTTAGTAGAAGAACTAGAACCAGAAACCATTATTTTCCAAAACGAGCTTTCTCCTAGTCATGTAAGAAATATTCAAGCACAAGTGTCGTGTAAAGTGATTGATCGTGTACAACTGATTTTAGATATTTTTGCCATGCGTGCCAAAAGTAAAGAAGGAAAGCTACAAGTTGAGCTAGCACAGTTAAACTACTTATTGCCTAGATTGATTGGACAAGGGACGAATATGTCGCGTCTAGGTGCCGGTATTGGAACAAGAGGGCCTGGGGAAACAAAACTTGAATCAGATCGTCGCCATATTCGAGAGAAAATTCAAGAGTGTAAACGTCAATTAAAAGAAGTGGCAAATCATCGCCAAAGAGCAAGAGAACAACGGAAAAATAGTCATACGTTTCAAATGGGCTTGATTGGGTATACGAATGCGGGAAAATCAACTCTATTAAATCGTTTAACCGATGCGGGAACGTATGAAAAAGACCAACTTTTTGCGACCTTAGACCCCCTTACAAGACAAGTGAAATTATGTGATACATTTAAAATGACATTGACGGATACAGTAGGGTTTATCCAAGATATTCCAACCCAGTTAATTCATGCTTTTGAATCTACCTTAGAAGAAAGTCGAGATGTTGATTTACTCATTCATGTGGTAGATGCTTCTGCTGAAAATTATCAAGGGCATCAAGAAACAGTGTTACAATTATTGAAAGATTTAGACATGGAGCATATCCCATTGGTAACGGTATATAACAAAAAAGATATGGCAACGGATATGTTTACGCCGACATTATTGCCGAGCATTGTTATATCTGCTTTAGATGATTGTGATATTAAGCAATTACACCAGTTTTTATGGGAGCATGTGTCTAAAGAGCTGGTTTTCTATCGCAAACAATTTCAGTTGGGGCAAGAAGCAATCGTTACGAAAATAACGGCTGAAACCTTTGTGACAAAGTCTGAATTTAATGAGGACACATTGCTTTATCAAGTAGAGGGATATGCTAAACCAACGTCGCCATTCGTTGCCCAAAAACAAGATGAGGAGTTTGATTTTTGA
- a CDS encoding cysteine desulfurase, whose amino-acid sequence MIYFDNSATTPMFKEVIDTMATVQENFIGNPSSLHHLGVKSDSLIDKARQQIADLLYCDKEEIFFTSGGTESNNTAIIGTAFEKQSFGKHIITTQIEHPSVLKTMHFLEKQGFDVTYLDVDTNGKIDVEMLGKAIRHDTILVSMMWVNNEVGILEPIQDVAVLLEKYPTIHFHVDAVQALHYVLTQRIPSRVDLLSLSAHKFHGPRGIGILYKREGKRIESLLHGGGQEKGVRSGTENTASIAGMAKALRLYSQKQIPIQSYQSALRAFLSSYHGVEILSPLEQAPHILTFAIKGIRGEVLLHALEEQGIYLSTTSACSSKTAKEHHTLGAMNVSGDISRCAVRLSLSVENTQEEIAQFQHVFDNVYQKFSKILKS is encoded by the coding sequence ATGATATATTTTGATAATAGTGCGACAACGCCAATGTTTAAAGAAGTTATTGATACCATGGCAACCGTTCAAGAAAATTTTATTGGCAATCCGTCTAGCTTGCATCATTTAGGTGTGAAATCAGATAGCTTGATTGATAAGGCAAGACAACAAATTGCTGATTTATTATATTGTGATAAGGAGGAAATCTTTTTTACAAGTGGTGGAACGGAAAGCAATAATACGGCGATTATCGGTACAGCATTTGAAAAACAGTCGTTTGGAAAACATATTATTACGACTCAAATTGAACATCCGTCCGTTTTAAAAACGATGCACTTTTTAGAAAAACAAGGGTTTGATGTCACTTATTTAGACGTTGATACAAATGGAAAAATTGATGTAGAAATGTTGGGGAAGGCCATTCGTCATGATACGATTTTAGTGTCTATGATGTGGGTGAATAATGAAGTTGGTATTTTAGAACCTATTCAAGACGTTGCGGTCTTATTGGAAAAGTATCCAACCATTCATTTCCATGTCGATGCTGTCCAAGCGTTACACTATGTTTTAACACAGCGTATACCATCTCGTGTTGATTTATTAAGTTTATCAGCACATAAATTCCACGGGCCTCGTGGTATCGGGATTTTGTATAAACGTGAAGGGAAACGTATTGAATCTTTATTGCATGGTGGTGGGCAAGAAAAAGGTGTGCGTAGTGGGACAGAGAATACCGCAAGTATCGCTGGTATGGCAAAGGCGCTACGATTATACAGTCAAAAACAAATACCAATTCAATCTTATCAGTCTGCCTTGCGAGCGTTTTTATCGTCTTATCATGGTGTTGAAATATTGTCCCCGCTAGAACAAGCACCGCATATTTTAACATTTGCGATAAAAGGTATCCGAGGAGAAGTACTGTTACATGCTCTGGAAGAACAAGGGATTTATCTATCTACGACAAGTGCGTGTTCTTCTAAAACGGCTAAAGAGCATCATACATTGGGAGCGATGAATGTTTCTGGTGATATATCTCGTTGTGCCGTTCGATTAAGTTTATCGGTAGAGAATACGCAAGAAGAAATAGCACAATTTCAACATGTATTTGACAATGTGTATCAAAAATTTAGTAAAATATTGAAATCTTAA
- the thiI gene encoding tRNA 4-thiouridine(8) synthase ThiI: MVRYGELSTKGKNKKSFTQRLAQNVRHILQDFEQIKVNPDYDFMYITLNGAPEEVVLERLKHVFGIQSYSPIYTVEKSLEAMFQQIYALLSNMDLSDKTFKISTKRADHEFDMDTNTLNRELGAMVLDAFPQLTVKVKQPDINIKVEVRKHAVYISTQTYIGAGGLPVGTGGRGMMMLSGGIDSPVASYLALKRGLELEMVHFYSPPYTSPQSLRKTQELTKKLALYGGAIQFIEVPFTEIQETIKEKCPEAYLMTITRRFMLRVADAIRQKRDGLVILNGESMGQVASQTLHSMVVINEVTNTPILRPVVAMDKLDIIALAEKIDTFELSIQPFEDCCTVFAPPSPKTKPNLEKVRVYEERLDVDALVKRAVDGIKVYPIDVQTRFDEDVEDLL; encoded by the coding sequence ATGGTTCGTTATGGCGAATTATCAACGAAAGGGAAAAATAAAAAAAGTTTTACACAACGATTGGCACAAAATGTGAGGCATATCTTACAAGACTTTGAGCAAATAAAAGTAAATCCCGACTATGATTTTATGTATATCACATTAAATGGAGCACCAGAAGAGGTCGTATTAGAGCGTTTGAAACATGTTTTTGGGATACAGAGTTATTCGCCAATTTATACGGTTGAAAAATCTCTTGAAGCCATGTTCCAACAAATCTATGCTTTATTATCCAATATGGATTTATCTGATAAAACATTTAAAATTTCCACGAAACGTGCTGACCATGAGTTTGATATGGACACGAATACGTTGAATCGTGAATTAGGGGCAATGGTTTTAGATGCTTTTCCTCAATTAACAGTAAAAGTCAAACAACCCGACATCAATATAAAAGTTGAAGTGAGAAAACATGCTGTTTATATTAGTACCCAAACGTATATAGGTGCAGGGGGATTGCCTGTTGGCACAGGTGGAAGAGGTATGATGATGCTTTCTGGTGGTATTGATTCTCCAGTTGCCAGTTATTTAGCGTTAAAGCGTGGTTTAGAATTGGAAATGGTTCATTTTTACAGTCCGCCTTATACAAGTCCGCAGTCTTTAAGAAAAACACAAGAGTTAACAAAAAAATTAGCATTGTACGGTGGGGCTATTCAATTTATTGAAGTGCCGTTCACAGAAATTCAAGAAACTATTAAAGAAAAATGCCCCGAAGCATATTTGATGACCATCACAAGACGATTTATGTTGCGTGTTGCTGATGCTATTCGTCAAAAACGTGATGGATTAGTCATTTTAAATGGGGAATCTATGGGGCAAGTTGCCTCTCAAACATTGCATAGCATGGTGGTAATTAACGAAGTTACAAATACCCCTATTTTAAGACCTGTTGTGGCAATGGATAAATTGGATATTATTGCACTTGCAGAGAAAATCGACACATTTGAATTATCTATCCAACCTTTTGAAGATTGTTGTACAGTATTTGCACCACCCTCTCCAAAAACAAAACCAAATCTAGAAAAAGTCCGTGTGTATGAAGAAAGATTAGACGTGGATGCCTTAGTAAAACGTGCAGTAGACGGTATTAAAGTCTATCCGATTGATGTACAAACACGCTTTGATGAAGATGTAGAAGATTTATTATAG
- a CDS encoding 8-oxo-dGTP diphosphatase encodes MQLATLCYIDNGTSYLLLHRHKKKHDVHQGKWIGVGGKVERGETPEECIKREVLEETGLVLNNPKLNGVITFPNFDGVKDWYVFVFTATTFSGNLIESDEGSLEWVPYEKVREKPTWEGDLLFLDWLLNKKPFFSAKMEYNNGRLAHHHVLFYE; translated from the coding sequence ATGCAACTAGCCACATTATGTTATATTGATAATGGTACATCTTATTTGTTATTACACCGACATAAAAAGAAACACGATGTTCATCAAGGAAAGTGGATTGGTGTTGGTGGAAAGGTGGAACGTGGAGAAACACCGGAAGAATGTATTAAACGTGAAGTGTTAGAAGAAACGGGTTTAGTGCTCAATAACCCTAAACTAAATGGAGTAATTACTTTTCCTAATTTTGATGGTGTTAAAGATTGGTATGTTTTTGTCTTTACAGCAACGACTTTTTCAGGAAATCTCATTGAAAGTGATGAAGGAAGTTTAGAGTGGGTGCCTTATGAAAAAGTAAGAGAAAAACCAACATGGGAAGGTGATTTACTTTTTTTAGACTGGTTATTAAACAAGAAACCATTTTTCTCTGCGAAAATGGAGTATAATAATGGACGATTAGCACATCATCATGTGCTGTTTTATGAGTAA
- a CDS encoding ABC transporter ATP-binding protein, translating to MTIQLNHIHKIFQENKKNECVALEDVTLSINKGELVAIVGKSGSGKSTLLHIIGGLAEQSSGTYVLHNEVVTKKAQQNIRLNTVGFVMQDFALIEQETVKSNVALPLLLDKTTSISDIKKRVDETLHLVGIADLKQKKVNQLSGGQKQRVAIARAIVKQAEIILADEPTGSLDTKTGQEILDILKSLHEEGRTVIIVTHDEHIAQQCERIVTLNDGEVVSDVIQSLSYFEQSK from the coding sequence ATGACAATTCAATTAAATCATATCCATAAAATTTTTCAAGAAAACAAAAAGAATGAATGTGTGGCTTTAGAGGATGTCACATTATCTATCAATAAAGGTGAGCTTGTGGCAATTGTTGGTAAATCTGGCTCTGGAAAATCAACATTATTGCACATTATTGGAGGGTTGGCAGAACAATCATCGGGAACGTATGTGCTGCATAATGAAGTGGTTACGAAAAAGGCACAACAAAATATACGATTGAATACCGTTGGTTTTGTGATGCAAGATTTTGCACTCATCGAGCAGGAAACGGTAAAAAGTAATGTGGCATTACCTCTTTTGTTGGATAAAACAACATCTATTTCAGATATTAAAAAACGTGTTGATGAAACATTGCATTTAGTTGGTATTGCTGATTTAAAACAGAAAAAAGTTAATCAATTATCGGGAGGGCAAAAGCAACGTGTTGCTATTGCGCGTGCCATTGTCAAACAAGCTGAAATCATTTTGGCAGATGAACCTACTGGTTCATTGGATACCAAAACAGGTCAAGAAATTCTTGATATTTTAAAATCGTTACATGAAGAAGGGCGTACTGTCATTATTGTGACGCATGATGAGCATATTGCACAACAGTGTGAACGTATTGTAACCTTGAATGACGGAGAAGTTGTTTCTGATGTTATTCAATCGTTGTCATATTTTGAACAATCAAAATGA
- a CDS encoding IS1182 family transposase, whose amino-acid sequence MFYKETHPNDEIILNTLSELVPKDHLLRKIDKSIDFNFIYEITSPYYSHTNGRNSLDPVVLFKLVFLKDIYGIKSMRETIKRVETDVAFRWFLNLPFSKPTPHYSTFSQNYIRRFQGTSVFEDIFNTIVHQAISHHLISGTALFTDSTHIKANANKNKFRNAVIEVVQERKRDLENEINAEREAIGKKPFSYTDKIISKNIKESTTDKESGYYHRDNKEKGFMYLDHRSVDGKHNFIVDCFITPGNVHDSVPYVSRLTHIIETFHFNVNCVALDSGYYKKDILKFLEEQKIFSVIGYRRFHRNPDHKFFRYDSSRDCFTDTRTGEIYTYRNIDRQGYKQYRISDNSNKRILRRAIDADVYDRCRERRLSTFGKALYKRRKETIERSFADSKQNHGYRFAQYRGVAKMQQYTWLSCAAQNMKKMAILLTRDSHFLQYSSLFIIFKCKIQRIFQNWRNTLDFLSLLSTV is encoded by the coding sequence ATGTTTTATAAAGAAACTCACCCAAATGATGAAATCATATTAAACACATTGTCCGAATTAGTACCAAAAGACCATTTACTACGTAAAATTGATAAATCAATTGATTTCAACTTTATTTATGAAATTACTTCTCCTTATTATAGTCATACGAATGGTCGCAATAGTTTAGACCCTGTTGTTTTATTTAAATTGGTCTTTTTAAAAGATATTTATGGCATTAAATCCATGCGAGAAACCATTAAACGTGTCGAAACGGATGTAGCGTTTAGATGGTTTTTAAACCTCCCTTTCTCTAAACCTACCCCACATTATTCTACTTTCTCTCAAAATTATATTCGCCGTTTTCAAGGGACGTCTGTGTTTGAAGATATATTTAATACTATTGTACACCAAGCTATCTCACATCATTTAATTAGTGGGACAGCTTTATTCACAGATTCCACACACATTAAAGCAAACGCCAATAAAAATAAATTTAGAAACGCTGTTATTGAAGTGGTTCAAGAACGTAAACGAGATTTAGAAAACGAAATCAACGCCGAACGAGAAGCTATTGGAAAAAAGCCTTTTAGCTACACAGATAAAATCATCTCTAAAAACATAAAAGAAAGTACGACTGATAAAGAAAGCGGCTATTACCATCGGGATAATAAAGAAAAAGGATTTATGTACTTAGACCATCGTAGTGTCGATGGTAAACACAATTTTATTGTAGACTGCTTTATTACACCGGGGAACGTGCATGATAGTGTACCGTATGTGTCACGATTAACACATATAATAGAAACATTTCATTTTAATGTGAATTGTGTCGCGTTAGATAGCGGATATTATAAAAAAGACATTTTAAAATTTTTAGAAGAGCAAAAGATATTTTCTGTGATTGGGTATAGACGTTTTCATCGCAATCCTGACCATAAGTTTTTTCGATATGATTCATCTAGAGATTGTTTTACGGATACACGTACGGGAGAAATTTACACCTACAGAAACATTGATAGACAAGGATATAAGCAGTATCGTATAAGCGATAACAGTAATAAACGGATACTACGTCGAGCGATAGATGCTGATGTATACGATAGATGTCGTGAACGTCGATTATCTACGTTTGGGAAAGCACTATATAAACGACGGAAAGAAACGATTGAGCGTAGCTTTGCAGACTCTAAACAAAATCATGGGTATCGGTTTGCACAATATAGAGGAGTAGCCAAGATGCAGCAGTACACTTGGTTATCTTGTGCTGCCCAAAACATGAAAAAAATGGCAATCCTACTCACGAGAGATAGCCATTTTTTACAATATAGTTCTTTATTTATCATTTTTAAATGCAAAATCCAACGTATTTTTCAAAACTGGAGAAATACGTTGGATTTTTTATCGCTATTGTCAACAGTCTGA